In the genome of Candidatus Omnitrophota bacterium, the window GGCATGACCGGGCCGTATGATTCGGTGATCGGGCGGCGCGTGGATCAGATCTTGGAACGGTTCCTCTCCAGCCTTCCCATGAAATCCGACGTGGCCGACGCGAATATCCAGCTCCGCGGCCTGATCGTCGAGGTCCATCCCACGACCGGCAAAGCCCTCTCCATTGAACGGCTCACGAGAACCCTTGATGGACCCGTCCGAAGCAGCGGAGACTGAGCCCGGGAACCCAGCGAAGCTGGGTGGGCGAAGGAATCCCGTAGCCGAAGGCGGAGGGGCGATTGACGCGCGACGTCTCGCCCCGCCGCCGAAGACCCTCACCGTCGCCCAGGTCGTGACCCAGATCCGCGGGCTGATTGAGCGGCAATTTCCAGGGCCCCTCTGGATCGAAGGCGAGCTGTCCAATTGCAGCTATCCCGCCTCGGGCCACATCTATTTCAGCCTCGTCGATGAGCAGGCGACGGATCGCTTCGGCCAGCGCCTGGTGCTGCCGTGCGCGTTTTACCGCGGCGCCAATCAGCACCTCAAGCTGAAGCTCGCCGACGGCATGAAGGTGCTCTGCCTGGGCCAGCTGACCACGTATGAGCGCCAAGGGCAATACCAGCTGCGCGTGCTGCGCGTGGAGCCGCGCGGTATTGGCGCGCTGCAGCTCGCCTTTGAGCAGCTCAAGAAACGCTTGCAGGCCGAGGGGTTGTTCGATGAGGCGCGTAAGCAGCCGATTCCCGTCATGCCGGAGCGCGTCGGCATCATTACCTCGCCCACCGGCTCGGCGATCCACGACATGGTCAGCAAGCTCCGCCCGTGGTTTCGGGTCGTGATCCTGCCGGTGAAGGTGCAGGGCGAAGGCGCCTCGAGGGAAATTGCGGCCGCCATTGATCTGGCGAATCGCTTGCGCCTCGCCGAGGTGCTCATCATCGGGCGCGGCGGCGGCAGCGTGGAAGATTTGTGGGCGTTTAACGAGGAGCCGGTGGCCCGCGCGATCGCCCGCTCGCGCACGCCGGTGATTTCCGCCGTGGGGCATCAGGACGATTGGACCATCGCCGACTATGTCGCGGATCTGCGCGCCTCCACCCCGACCGACGCGGCCAAGCTGCTCGTCAGGGAAAAGGAGACGCGAGCCCAGCAGTCGCAGCAATTGGTGGAGCGGCTCCTCGAGGCGATGCAGGGCTGGCTGGATGAGCAGTCGCAAGCGCTCGATGCGCTGCAGAGCCAGCTACGATTGCTCCATCCGCGGGCGCAGATGGATCGGTATCTCGCGCGCACGCAGGAGCTGTCGAACCAGCTGACGGCGACCATGCGGTTTACGCTGAACGGCCACTCGCGGCGCCTTCAGGGATTGGCTGGCACGCTGCAGGCCCTCAGCCCTCTCGCCGTGCTCTCCCGCGGCTACAGCGTGACCTTCACGTTTCCCGAGCATCGTGTGGTGACCAGCGCAGAGCAAGTCCAGGTCGGTGATGAAATGGAGACGATTCTCTCCAAAGGTCGCATACGAAGCGCGGTCACTCAATTCGACATTCGACATTCGACAATCGACAATGGAGCAGATGATGTCTCAGACCCATGAGCTGAAATATGAAGACGCGCTGAAACGGCTTGAGAAACTCGTCGCCGAGCTGGAAAAATCCGACGTCGATCTGGAAACGCGGCTGAAGAGGTTCGAAGAGGGGACGAAGCTCGCCCGGCTGCTGCTGAAGAAATTGGAGCAGGCTCAGAAGAAAGTCGAGCTGCTGGTCAAAACGAACGTCGGTGAGGCGACCCTCGTCCCTTTTGATGACGATGCAAACGACGACACGTCAACAGAGGATCAGCCCTCCTCCTAAACCGCCACCCCATCTCGCGCGCCTGTCGCATCTCATTGAGCGCGCCTTGGATCGCGCGTTGCCCCCGCGATCGCAATCGCCAGCGATCATCCATGAGGCGATGCGCTACTGCGTGATGGGCAGCGGCAAGCGGTTTCGGCCGTTGTTGTGTCTGGCCGCCTGCGAAGCCGTTGGCGCGCGAGCCGCTGGGGCCCTGCCGGCGGCGTGCGCGATCGAACTGATCCATACCTACTCGCTGGTCCATGATGATTTACCCGCGATGGATAACGCCGCCCTTCGGCGTGGCAAACCGTCCTGTCATCGGCGATTCGGAGAAGGCCACGCGATCTTGATCGGCGATGCGCTGTTGACCTACGCCGTTGAGCTGCTCAGTCGGCAGGGGAGGGGGGATCGCCTGGCGGTGATTCGCACGATCAGCCGCGCATGCGGCACGGCCGGACTCATTGGGGGTCAAGTGCTAGATCTGCAGTGCGGAGCGCGCCCGCCCCGGCACGGGTCGGGTCGGGGGAGCGCGGAATGCGGAGTGGGACAACTCACAGCCATTGCACGACAGAAGACCGGCGCGCT includes:
- a CDS encoding polyprenyl synthetase family protein, giving the protein MQTTTRQQRISPPPKPPPHLARLSHLIERALDRALPPRSQSPAIIHEAMRYCVMGSGKRFRPLLCLAACEAVGARAAGALPAACAIELIHTYSLVHDDLPAMDNAALRRGKPSCHRRFGEGHAILIGDALLTYAVELLSRQGRGDRLAVIRTISRACGTAGLIGGQVLDLQCGARPPRHGSGRGSAECGVGQLTAIARQKTGALITASVEAGGLAGGATSKQLQRLRKYGHNMGLAFQLIDDVHDQDGLARAMGMGPALRQAHRAIDGAVCCLEPFGTRADGLRDLALWLASTA
- the xseB gene encoding exodeoxyribonuclease VII small subunit, with the protein product MKYEDALKRLEKLVAELEKSDVDLETRLKRFEEGTKLARLLLKKLEQAQKKVELLVKTNVGEATLVPFDDDANDDTSTEDQPSS
- the xseA gene encoding exodeoxyribonuclease VII large subunit; translation: MDPSEAAETEPGNPAKLGGRRNPVAEGGGAIDARRLAPPPKTLTVAQVVTQIRGLIERQFPGPLWIEGELSNCSYPASGHIYFSLVDEQATDRFGQRLVLPCAFYRGANQHLKLKLADGMKVLCLGQLTTYERQGQYQLRVLRVEPRGIGALQLAFEQLKKRLQAEGLFDEARKQPIPVMPERVGIITSPTGSAIHDMVSKLRPWFRVVILPVKVQGEGASREIAAAIDLANRLRLAEVLIIGRGGGSVEDLWAFNEEPVARAIARSRTPVISAVGHQDDWTIADYVADLRASTPTDAAKLLVREKETRAQQSQQLVERLLEAMQGWLDEQSQALDALQSQLRLLHPRAQMDRYLARTQELSNQLTATMRFTLNGHSRRLQGLAGTLQALSPLAVLSRGYSVTFTFPEHRVVTSAEQVQVGDEMETILSKGRIRSAVTQFDIRHSTIDNGADDVSDP